In one window of Undibacter mobilis DNA:
- a CDS encoding TlyA family RNA methyltransferase, with translation MPGKARIDRLLVTRGLFDSRAKAQDAIAAGLVRANGKVIAKAAEEVATDAQIEASPAHPYVSRGALKLVAALDHFKFDPKDRVCLDVGASTGGFSEVLLERDARRVYAVDVGTAQLHNSLRGNPRIVSLEQTDIRTLDAATLDPAPDFVVCDVSFISLKLVLPAALERAARPMQMIALIKPQFEAGRAHIKKGIVRDEAVRQGICAEIAALVAALGGRVLGVVPSPIEGGDGNVEYLIGATFS, from the coding sequence ATGCCTGGCAAAGCCCGCATCGACCGTCTGCTCGTGACGCGCGGGTTGTTCGACAGCCGCGCCAAGGCGCAGGACGCCATTGCGGCGGGACTGGTGCGCGCCAACGGCAAGGTGATCGCCAAAGCGGCCGAAGAAGTGGCCACCGACGCGCAGATCGAAGCCAGCCCCGCCCATCCCTATGTTTCGCGCGGCGCGCTCAAGCTCGTCGCCGCGCTCGATCATTTCAAGTTCGACCCGAAGGACCGCGTCTGTCTCGACGTCGGTGCCTCGACCGGCGGCTTCAGTGAGGTGCTGCTCGAGCGCGACGCGCGGCGCGTTTACGCCGTCGATGTCGGCACCGCGCAGCTGCACAACAGCCTGCGCGGCAACCCGCGCATCGTCTCGCTCGAGCAGACCGATATCCGCACGCTCGATGCGGCAACGCTCGATCCCGCACCGGACTTCGTCGTCTGCGACGTCAGTTTCATCTCGCTCAAGCTGGTGCTGCCCGCCGCGCTAGAGCGCGCCGCCCGGCCCATGCAAATGATCGCACTGATCAAGCCGCAGTTCGAGGCCGGCCGCGCTCATATCAAGAAAGGCATCGTTCGCGACGAGGCCGTGCGCCAGGGCATCTGCGCCGAGATCGCCGCGCTGGTCGCCGCGCTGGGCGGCCGCGTCCTCGGCGTCGTCCCCTCCCCGATCGAAGGCGGCGACGGCAATGTCGAATATCTCATCGGCGCGACGTTTTCATAA